A genomic window from Fusobacterium sp. includes:
- the uvrB gene encoding excinuclease ABC subunit UvrB, protein MFKIHSKYSPTGDQPEAIKKITDNINNGVKDQVLLGVTGSGKTFTVANIIEKTQRPALILAPNKTLAAQLYSEYKSFFPDNAVEYFVSYYDYYQPEAYIVTTDTYIEKDSSINDEIEKLRHAATAALMNRRDVIIVASVSAIYGLGSAETYRKMTIPIDRQTGIDRKELIERLISIRYERNDIAFERGKFRIKGDVIDIYPSYMETGYRLEYWGDDLEEISEINTLTGQKIRKNLERIVIYPATQYLTADGDNERILAEIQKDLKIEVEAFEKRGKLLEAQRLKQRTEYDMEMIREIGYCKGIENYSRYLSGKKEGETPDTLLEYFPKDFLIFIDESHISIPQIRGMYNGDRARKTALVENGFRLKAALDNRPLKFEEFRKISDQSVFVSATPGDFEIEASHGHIAEQLIRPTGILDPVIEVRPTKNQVDDLLEEIRIRADRKERVLVTTLTKKMAEELTEYYLGFGVRVKYMHSDIDTLERIDIIKGLRKGEFDALVGINLLREGLDIPEVSLVAILEADKEGFLRSRRSLVQTIGRAARNIEGRVILYGDIMTDSMKQAIDETNRRRKIQNEYNVFNNIDPKTIVKEISEDLINLDYGLDINETEDKSKKTFTSRKDIEKEIIKLQKQIAKLSKELDFENAIIKRDEMTKLKKLLLDF, encoded by the coding sequence ATATCATTGAAAAAACACAAAGACCAGCTTTGATACTTGCTCCTAATAAAACATTGGCAGCTCAGCTTTATTCAGAATATAAAAGTTTTTTTCCTGATAATGCTGTAGAATATTTCGTATCATATTATGATTATTACCAGCCAGAAGCTTACATAGTAACTACTGATACCTATATAGAAAAAGACTCATCCATTAATGATGAAATAGAAAAATTAAGACATGCTGCGACTGCTGCTCTTATGAACAGAAGAGATGTAATAATAGTAGCTTCTGTTTCTGCCATATATGGATTGGGGTCTGCTGAAACATATAGAAAAATGACTATCCCAATAGATAGGCAGACTGGAATAGATAGAAAAGAGCTTATTGAAAGACTTATAAGTATAAGATATGAAAGAAATGACATAGCTTTTGAAAGAGGAAAATTTAGAATAAAAGGTGATGTTATAGATATATACCCATCATATATGGAAACTGGATATAGGCTTGAATACTGGGGAGATGATTTGGAAGAAATATCTGAAATAAATACTCTTACTGGACAAAAAATAAGAAAAAATCTAGAAAGAATAGTTATTTATCCTGCAACTCAATATCTTACAGCAGATGGTGATAATGAAAGAATTCTTGCTGAAATACAAAAAGATCTGAAAATAGAGGTAGAAGCCTTTGAAAAAAGAGGAAAACTCCTTGAAGCTCAAAGATTAAAACAAAGAACTGAATATGATATGGAAATGATAAGAGAAATTGGATACTGCAAAGGTATAGAAAATTATTCAAGATATCTTTCTGGAAAAAAAGAAGGAGAAACTCCTGATACCCTGCTTGAATATTTCCCAAAAGACTTCCTTATATTTATAGATGAATCTCATATATCTATTCCACAAATAAGGGGAATGTATAATGGTGACAGAGCGAGAAAAACAGCTCTTGTTGAAAATGGATTCAGATTAAAAGCTGCCCTTGACAACAGACCTTTAAAGTTTGAAGAGTTTAGAAAAATATCTGATCAGTCAGTATTTGTATCAGCTACTCCTGGAGATTTTGAAATAGAAGCCTCACATGGACATATTGCAGAGCAGCTTATAAGACCTACTGGAATACTCGATCCTGTAATAGAGGTAAGGCCTACCAAAAACCAAGTGGATGATTTACTGGAAGAAATAAGAATAAGAGCTGACAGAAAAGAAAGAGTTTTGGTTACCACTCTTACTAAAAAAATGGCTGAAGAACTTACTGAATATTATCTTGGATTTGGTGTGAGAGTAAAATATATGCATTCTGACATAGATACATTAGAAAGAATAGATATAATTAAAGGATTGAGAAAGGGTGAATTTGATGCTCTAGTTGGGATTAACTTGTTAAGAGAAGGATTGGATATCCCTGAAGTTTCTTTAGTTGCCATATTAGAGGCTGATAAAGAAGGTTTTTTAAGAAGCAGAAGATCTTTGGTACAAACAATAGGTAGGGCTGCCAGAAATATAGAAGGGCGTGTTATACTCTATGGAGATATAATGACTGATTCTATGAAACAGGCTATTGATGAAACTAATAGAAGAAGAAAAATACAAAATGAATATAATGTATTCAATAATATAGATCCTAAAACTATTGTTAAAGAAATCAGTGAAGACTTAATCAATCTTGATTATGGATTAGATATCAATGAAACTGAAGATAAATCTAAAAAAACATTTACATCTAGAAAAGACATTGAAAAAGAAATAATAAAACTTCAAAAACAAATAGCGAAACTTTCTAAAGAATTAGATTTTGAAAATGCTATTATAAAAAGAGATGAAATGACTAAACTTAAAAAACTGTTACTAGATTTTTAA